AAGTATTCCACTTTTGCCACACTGCACGAACTACTTAGTGCCCTCCTCATGGCTTTCGAAATGGAGGGACTATATTAATGCAAGTGGGAAAAATGTATCCACCTCTGTGAAACCTGAGACTCTGGATGGTGTAATTCATTCTCTGAAGTGTGAAAAGGTAAGTTTCTAGCAAGTTGTGTTCTGGCGTCTCCAGTGGAGAGCGGTTGGtgaatgagtttttgttttttcaaatagaACTTTCACAGCTTGTGGAAGATTTACTGGGAAATTGGCTGCAATCCATGTCATATTATATACTGCTGACTAGAAATTAGGCTTGCGTGCGGGCATTTAAGCCATAAAGATTCATGTGTGATTTTATACCCCTTCTTTTCACtgttattgatatttttataatttgcttttttgtgtttttgttatGACCAGCACATGCgacttcttgaaaggcctcccGAACTAGTTTGCAAACGTGGTACAATTTGCCAGAAGGTAAGTATATGAAACTGATATGTCAGACATGTCTTTCTTTGATCTGTAAATTTGCAGTTGGTATTTTTAGTGTCTGAAAGTTACTGCTTTTGATAGCAATTTATTTATCTGTCCTTGCCTATTTAGATTGTTTAttagttgggtttattttttcttctattcaAAATGTTTGTTTGGAAGCAACTTTCTGCTTTAAGTCAATACCTGTATAAAAGCTGATTTTCTTGGTCTTCTCCTTCCCATGTTGGTTCTAGACAGATGGGTTGACAATCATTACGGAGATTGATTGGAAATGCTTCTGTGAAGAGTGGGGTGGTGAGGAGGATAAAGGCATTGCTGCTATAATTGAGTACAGTTATAATGCCGAAAATACTTTGGCTGGGTCTTCTGAAGAGATGCCAGTATGTGAAGAGCATCTGACCTTGCATGATGAAGTGAATGGTGAGAATGAGTCCAGACGACCTGTGATTAGGACTTGTCCGGAGGTAATCTGAAACTTTACTATTGTCTTTGATCCATGCTGCATGGTGAGGGACCTTTtgaactctttttccttcaaaatttcaaaattaaaagctTGATAATATTGGTTTTCatttacaataaattgtgacttAATATATGCTATAAGAATCATAAGTATGGCTTTCATATGAACTCAAATGTATGACATGCTAGACTTTTCAAATACCTTTTCATGAAAAATATCCATTCATATCAGACCATTAAAATCTGGCGACGTGTTTGCATAATCTTTTAAACTTTAGTGAATGTTATAAAACAAACCACAAACCTGTCTGTGTATTCAGCTTGTTGAATCTGTTAGAAAAATACGTTCCAAGATAATATCACTGTTTATTAAATAGCTGAGTAGACTGATTCCTGtattatttgcttttatttcatatttttgctaCACTCTTTGATTGGAGCACATCTATTATCCCAAAAAATAAAGCACACCTCTTAAATATCCGAGGAAGAAATTTTCCtgtataatttgtttttattttttatttttttgtttttgaactgAATAGAATTGCTACTTCCCAAACAATGCTTgctgaaaataaagaaaagacttatttgttatttttaattttgtttttgagcACATCATTATTTCTGCACATACTCAAAGTTTTAGTTCAGAGTCCATCTGGTATGCAATATGCAAGGGGATGGAAGATGGATGAAGGCATATGTTATTTTTCCAACGTTTGGCATAAAGGAAAATGGGAAGGAAAGGGAGAGATAGGAATCTCCCCCTCAGCCCATAATTTTGAATCTCTCTTAATGTTTGAGGAAGGAAATTAGGAGGGTATGAGGGATGATATGTTTGTAACTTTGTACAAGTTTGCTCCTCCTttcagttttgtttttgtttttgttttgttttgtttttttgttgttttttttttttttttccaaaatggtATAATGGTAAGATGCTGCCCCTCTCAAGCTTCTCCTAAACCAAACGAGGGAAGCTAACATCCATTTTATATCCTTCCAATTTTTGACCTCGTCTTTCCCTCTTTTCTCCATCCtgccttctttttccttccatgACTTTTCCATTCTCTACCAAAAGGGCTCCAGTGATGTAGAATATCAATTGTAATCATATtatcaactcattttttattccttcaacccacccacccaccccGCCCTCCCCTCCCTCCTCCTGCTTCTCTTATTGTGCTTCTTTTATCtgattattattttaaactttccaGATATGCCAGGAATGCATTGGAGATAGAGAAAGTTGTGAGTTAGTGCAGAAACTTAACTATTGCAATGAGATCATTTATGTACTTTTTGCACGTGACAAGGAAGCTCCAAAATCATTTCTAGAAGCATCTGATACATCTGTCGAGCAAGATCGCCGGGTCTCCAAGCGCTCTCGGAAGACAAACAGTGGAAATCTGATAAATTTGAAAGTCTCTGGTTCCACATCAGTGTACCAGCTAAAAATGATGATATGGGAATCATTTGGGGTAGGCTACCTGGAGCAAATACATTAATGAATGAAggcatttattttgtttaaatcttttttttttttaccttctgGCTCTGTCTATTCTTAATGTGCTTATTTATTGTTTTCTCAACTGTCGTTGGGCTCTATATTCAAGATTGTAGATATCAGGTTGAGGAATATTTCAAACCTGGACAAAATCTTTGAGAAAAATTATTAGATTCCTTCTTAGAAAATTGAAACAGAATTTATGGTTATGGTTTATAGAAGTGGGTCTATTTGTTGCataatcagttatagtttgtgtACGCGTATCGTGTATCTCACTCAATCGATTGTGCAGGTTGTTAAGGAAAATCAGATACTTCGCAAAGGTGCCAGAATAATTGACAAGGAGACTGCCACACTTGCGGACATGAATATATTTCCCGGAGATAAGCTTTGGGTGATAGATTCAGAGATCCACGAGCACCGAGATATTGCTGGTATTAGCATTGTCATTCCAATAGGGATATTAGAgatatttttttgtgattataTACTGGTTTTTTCAGGTGATAGCAGGTAGAAGAACTGCCCATTTGTTTCTTTCAGTAGGCAATCAAGAAGTTCTATTCATAATAGGaggcatagccaagtacacaggatgcATACATGAGTAAACCTAACTAGCATTTACAACCAAAATAATAAACTCATGGACATTAAACCTACTAAAATCTATTGCCCCTGCACAGAGGAACaaggttttaaaaaagaaagttttCAATTCATCAATTGTCCTCTCGTGGCCTTCAAAGCTTCTATCATTGCTCTCCCTTCAAATACACAAGCACATACATATAAGgaccatcttccaaattgcaGTCACTTGTGGATTGCCTTGGAGGCTACTCCAACTTGCTAGCCTTCTAGGCATGACCCATGTTAAGCCCACTCccacacaccaaaaaaaaaaaccattccaCATGGTTTTGGTCATCTTGCAGTGTTGAAGCAAATTGTCTACCATTTCCCCGTTcttcttacacatgcaacagCAATCCAAAATCATGAGCTGGCATCTTCTTAGGTTGTCTATGGTAAGTATCTTCCCTAAAGAAGCTGTGCAGACAAAGAAAGCTGCTTTTAGAGGAGCTTTAGTCTTCCATATCTTCCTCCACGGAAAGGCATTCATGCCTTGGCTTGTCAAATTCTGATTGAACGATCTAACAGTGAATCTACATTTTCTGGAGGGGCTCCAACTAATCTTGTCCGTAGTTCTGCTATCCTTTTGTATAATGCCATTCCACATGATTCTGTCACAAGTATGCTATGGGACTTGCTGTTGTGATTAATTAGGGGTATCATAATACAGGAGATTCCTCTTCTATTCTATTTTGGATTGGGAGGTTGACAGGTTGTGCATACTGGGTCGCAAACTCTTTACCTCATATAATGTCCTAACCTTGGTCTGTGCAAATATATTGTGATTCCAAAAAGGGGGACATTGATGCTGCATGTTTTGATGACGATATTAAGGAAGGAATCGAACTCTTTAATAAAGAACTAGGATTTTTGGAGATATGTATACatgagttgtttttttttttaattaaatagaaatgTAGATAGGGGGAAAATAGTAAGTAATTTTACATTTGTAagaactaaatatttttatgagttacCATATAGTAGTTTAAGAAATAATAATGATGAGAGAGACTAAATGCTTTTGAACTGCATTGTGGATACTGAGATATAAGATTGAAAGAATCAGCAATCTTGTATCTGTAAACCAGACCCTAAAATAAATGGTGCAAACAGTATTGACAGGGAACTGATCTGATATGTGTATGTTAATTCATATTCAGTGTGTTGTACTGTCCCTGCATCAGTCttattttaattgtaataaaGTGTTAGCATTATTAACATTTTAACTCATTTGATGAAATATGCCATCAGAATCCCATTGCCATCagaaccccaaggggttggcctaagtggtgaaggccttggtcttggggtctcattcccttcaaggtccaaggttcaacacctcatgggtgcaaacaatcctttggggccacaccccctggtgaaaagccagcgatttaaccagttccgtgtagggaaacttccgagggtgcggtgcacgggaccggagtttattctgcaggggtgggtccaaagggctctgccttggagaggttccccgacatcaaaaaaaGAATCCCATTCCCATACACGCATGCGCACTTGAACACTTGCACCCTGGAAGATACATGCACAATTGTGTTAAGACTGATACGTATACATTtatacacacacaaaaaaaCAAGACATACATATCTAGAGAGGTGTGTGAGCAAGTCGCAGATGTCCAAGATCATAGTCTAAGATATGGGGACTTCAACACGCTATTTACTTATTGCCCAATTTCAGTTTTTTGTTGTATCTGATTAGTCATGATGTACTAAATTAATCGTGTTTGTGCTAATTTGCCTATCAATGTTCCACAGATGAGCTCTCTGACCAGAAATCAGACGTTCAACTCATTGAGGAAGGTTTTCGCGGAACACTTTTGACAGCAAACGGTTCATCCCAAGTTGTTTAAAAAACATGCTTTTGAAACTTAATCTTGCGTGCAACATCCAACTGATTGTAGGCATGATAGTAGGGGAGGAAACTAATTGAAATTTTGGCTGCATTTTGGAGGTATGTGGTTATTCCATTGTTAACATTGTTTACATTTTGTTGCGATCCTTCTTTCGTGTCATAATAAGAATATCTTATTGTCTTGAATGCCCATATCCTTTTGGAGCCTCAGATGTCTCTATTTCTTTGTTCTGATCCTTCCCGTGATGCTTATATCTCTATAATATTCAACTGGTCTTTACTGTTAACACTTTTTTTACGTTttaatcaattttcaaaatgtTGAAAACTTGAAGTTGAAAAAAGGCTTAGTTCTTAACAGTAAGGTTGAAGTTCAAATGaacattaatttgaaaattgtttTTGTTGGCGAGAAATGATTTGCTTTTCTAAATCCCATTCTGGTTTGCATTGATGACCATTTTTTCTTGTCTTAGGCAGAAGCATCTAGCCGTACGAATGTCTGGTggtgcccccccccccccctacaCAGAGGATATGAAAGGCATTAACTCATATCTGCTGCTGTGTCAAAGTCGtggtttttgggtgcaattGTCCTGGCTTCAGTTCAATGCTCCCCTTGGATGTTGCTGCCTTCTGTCTACCTAACCTTGTCCATATCATGGGCTTCGAGGGTCCATTATTGTACATGATTGTGTGCTTTTGTGACGGATTGGTGGGTGGCTTATGTGAGTATTAATGTATTAGGTACATCTAAGTGTGAAACTTTACtcaaacaccccccccccccttctctctctctctctcacacacacacacacacacgattTTAGTCGACAGACAGATCTTGGAGCCGGTACGAGTACTATTTCTGAACGTATTGCTGATGTCCAAATACTGATTGAAGTGTATCTAGAATGGCGTAACCATTCCTGCTCCACTTTTAGCCAAAAATGACGCCCTTCGGGGTGGTTTCCCCTTCTGTTTATCACGAGCATATTAAGAAAACAACTAACTGGATAACTTGAAGGGAGTGTATCCTACTTTGGTCAAATCCTGCTTATTGTTGCCATTTTCTTCCTTCCTAAACAGAGATTTATATTGTCGTCATGGAATGAACCACGTCGATGGATTCCTACCAACTTAAGAAAATTATTGGCGTCCAAGACACTTTTTATACGTTTTCTATGGAATATTGTCACTTGATGATTGGGGCAGATCCGAGTGCATTCAATCGTGTGTCTATTTTCGTTTCCCAAGTGAGCTCTCGcacttttgtttaaaatttaaatccttTTGTCCCTCGAAATGTAAATACTTGATTCACGGACTCTTTTCTCAAAGGCATGATAGCTTAgattgaaattgcattagagGACTGAAAGCTTTCCAGATGCGTAGCATTTTGACAAAGCTTGTCCTATCATGTACTCAACAACCAGAAACATGGATATAGAAAACGCATCTAACATCTTAAGAGACCCCCACCCCAACAACGGaaaggaaggaaaaataaaaaagcaaccgataaaattacattttatccctctctctctctctgcctgcCAGCCTGCCTTCCTGCTTTTCTTCTATGCATTTGGTTGGTATTCGGCTTATTGTTTATATCGAGGGAAATATAACGTTAGATCCAGAGTTTGTGATTCCGGGAGTTGTGGACTCCTCGGAACCAACGATCCCAGCTGACATCTGCCGGGCCCATGGTCCTGCATCAACCATACACCCCTTTATCGGAACAAGCAACACAACGCTAACAACTCTAGTAAAACGGTAACAACAACATCAATTTCTTACAATGGAAGCAGCGGATCGCGGACGCTGTCGAGGCTTGAAATGAGTCTGCGGAAGATTACAATTGAAGATGTTGATGATTACATGAATTCTGAATACCGAGTGTGATGAAATTAAATCAATTCGTGAGCATGAGTGATGTAAAAGCTAATCACTTACTCTTTGCATACAATGGAGGATTTACCTAATGTTTCAAGTTCCTCCAGCTCGTTCTGCATCACAACTTGTTTCATTAGCTTGATGTATATTACGTTTTCCCATAAtaaacctaaaaaataaaataaaatgcataccCGATATGGACAAGTTTATGCACGAATAACATGATATAAATAGGATGATTTTGAAAGAAGAAGGTGGGGAAGGGATGACCTGGATCATGTTGATTTGGTTATCTAGATTGGATATGGCAGCTGCCATTCTATGCTTCCCAAGGAAAGTGGAATAAGGCCCTGCTTTTGCGTCACCTTCAGCATCATGAAGAGGCACTCCAAGTCCTGGAGTTGATGATGGCGCCTGTGACTGTTGTTCTTCATTGTTTATTGCTTTCACCACTGGAACTACTGGCTCTTCCAtggacatgagagagagagagagagagagagagagagagagagagagagagagagagagagagagagagagagaagggggggggggggggggaacccAGTTTGTACACATGATTAAATGCTAAAGTGGACCAATTATAAAACGTTGAAAGATGGGAGATGGAAGCAATGGAAGTCATCATATTAACAAATGGAAAGTCATCTGATGAAAAAATGCTTAATCAAGTTAcatatatttaatgaaatgaagCAGTGGGTCAATaccaaataaatatagaatattaTGTACCGCAGACCGTAAGCCACCCACCACAGCGAGACTAGAATGACATCATATTCAAAGGTTTGAAGTTTTAAAGGCGTTCCTCATAATTCAACTTCTTCCAATACTAAAACTTATTGGAACAAAGAGCAAGCAGGCGCCAACAAGCCAGCAGGGTAAAAGGCAGGTGTAGggaatgtaaaatatttaatttctcaTGTGCCAACACAAAGAAAATTAGTTGGGTAActggaaaaaatatttatactttttagCAATCAAGCCCACTGCCCCATAGTTTTAGTTAAGAGATAAAGTCAAGAAATGATTCAAACTTCTAAGAAGAAACAGACTTAGACTCTTAATAGGGAGTTGACTTAGATTCTTAAGAGAAGAGACGCTTCTACtcttaaaaggaaaaagtttCGCAAAGCTAATTAGACTTTTATTACTCCAAAAAATAACTTCTATAAATAACTTACAGGAGGTAATAAATTTTGAACTTGATTTATTTcatcttttaaataaatttatcctcATATTATTATCCTGACTTTGGTATTGGAGTGTCTCTAGGACAATCAGTGTCGCCCCTTTGTTCGTTACAGGTCATTCATGTCGTTGGTGATG
This genomic window from Carya illinoinensis cultivar Pawnee chromosome 7, C.illinoinensisPawnee_v1, whole genome shotgun sequence contains:
- the LOC122317554 gene encoding guanine nucleotide-binding protein subunit gamma 1-like, producing MSMEEPVVPVVKAINNEEQQSQAPSSTPGLGVPLHDAEGDAKAGPYSTFLGKHRMAAAISNLDNQINMIQNELEELETLGKSSIVCKELISSLDSVRDPLLPLTMGPADVSWDRWFRGVHNSRNHKLWI